The Cryptococcus gattii WM276 chromosome B, complete sequence genome has a segment encoding these proteins:
- a CDS encoding Hypothetical protein (Similar to TIGR gene model, INSD accession AAW41484.1; CNB01170) produces MPSTSSSRSLTPPSVLSGMGPQTLSVLVLLPSSSSSQAEFPTAHPPDPLVPRSSSPKVPTELSVTKSTKGGQEGGGVVDEEELKAKVMAGRRLSLGSSLGSDINLSIGDGTVSLNIQPPLKSQPSRTTTLHGMSFFSPIVSPTSTVPPAISKDPSSTLEAPPFGYSSRPGSGSRTRSHRRRPQTASGTANDIAPALIKETANARSSLAMVSGAVKGRGKARPGWEADELVGNLRESGLEVTVIHTLSHLPSLIDPAVSPSTHPIITRPADPAEPVTHVILVPLADSPTFPSLSLLLNSGTTPSAVCFQQDILERAIRAEERWLKGALAQIQRVVDICTERRSANSLTPSTARPSPVTSGTVSPTEAPAPFIIAYSANPSLSQSAISACISAGAIGVLKPPYDLSTAEMVRRMVRSYKEGELPVTFQSPFGTSSPYGMTASHLSISPGGGSDETTVVLPPTALDMGAEHEGEKILTAAMGPRQGSSEAWSLARSDKRPSISQRTSMSRESQSTSRKGSTVSGFAFTSADPFAASCGCNSPSSLHLRSSQQTPPMYQQTPMAATYRHPEISLPPASKYTYPYLFYQAPSFCSFHPAPDPRRRSVDVGGLAEAIKRASQLYEASHPILSGSKASSIQPQGVKLAQVYEGYSFPSADSPTSSAYLKSPLSPSQGTQSSDENDAWGKYTELAELLSAMYCYTGTTIDVQMKEFEKFSDPLTPEKRSQLIDGLATWNFKPHNLHEDDLYRIACLIFEGILNIEGLAELNLQRDNVNRVLFAMRAIYHAPNPYHNYVHAVDVLQATYTFLADIGVAPPFEYMREWGPNKEIWRRPSENEDEKSAGTKRAREIMRPQDILAVLVAAMGHDVGHPGLSNAFMKNARVPLSQVYEDKSVLENMHCMLVVQLLRKYGLGFLIERTKHSFGEQVVPNLDQKSFRQVLYSSILATDMSLHFAWVQKLKEFDARLNAGEVGAVEDERILICQALIKCADISNPSRPIDVSQHWSSVLLEEWAKQASLEQDLSLPVSVVASADAALQAKGQIGFIDLFTKPLFQAVSDVWPELQRYTDSCVENHTIWKARLAELTEKEGEEGEAARRIIQPAMEGASQDERFKTLFPLLLPTPLLSGLSVPEETPSLMCSSSVLSPTVSSSPLAPSAPSVFSFGNDPAEQTGTSPAASVMRAVYHAKLVDQGSRSRLTSWSRGYIYGDWNELRRKSTPEILTGNYHL; encoded by the exons ATGCCTTCAACCTCAAGTTCACGTTCCCTTACTCCGCCGTCAGTGCTGTCTGGAATGGGTCCTCAAACGCTATCTGTTTTAGTGCTActtccatcatcttcaagctcCCAAGCAGAGTTTCCTACCGCGCATCCGCCTGATCCTTTAGTACCCAGATCGTCCAGTCCCAAAGTGCCGACGGAATTGAGCGTGACAAAGAGTACAAAAGGAGGCCAAGAAGGAGGTGGAGTAGTAGACGAAGAGGAACTCAAGGCCAAGGTGATGGCAGGTAGACGACTAAGTCTCGGCTCAAGCTTGGGGTCAGACATCAATTTATCAATAGGAGATGGGACGGTGTCTCTTAATATACAGCCTCCCCTAAAGAGCCAACCCAGTAGAACGACAACATTGCATGGCATGTCTTTTTTTTCGCCGATAGTATCTCCCACTTCGACCGTCCCTCCTGCAATCTCCAAAGACCCTTCGTCGACTTTGGAAGCGCCTCCTTTTGGTTACAGCTCACGCCCAGGCTCTGGCAGCCGTACCCGCTCACATCGTCGACGACCGCAGACAGCTTCTGGGACTGCGAATGATATAGCACCGGCTCTCATTAAGGAGACGGCCAATGCTAGATCCAGCCTGGCGATGGTGAGCGGAGCGGTcaagggaagagggaaggCAAGGCCTGGATGGGAAGCTGATGAACTTGTGGGTAATTTGCGGGAAAGCGGCTTGGAAG TCACCGTGATCCACACTCTGTCCCATCTTCCCTCCCTCATAGACCCGGCTGTTTCTCCCTCCACCCATCCTATCATCACCCGCCCAGCAGACCCCGCAGAGCCTGTTACACACGTAATCCTTGTCCCTCTCGCCGATTCCCCAaccttcccttctctttctctgCTTTTAAACAGCGGCACAACTCCCTCAGCCGTCTGCTTCCAGCAAGATATCTTGGAAAGGGCAATACGCGCAGAAGAGCGATGGCTCAAAGGGGCTTTGGCACAGATCCAACGTGTGGTGGACATATGTACTGAGCGCCGGTCTGCCAATTCTTTAACACCGTCCACTGCTCGTCCTTCACCTGTTACGTCTGGTACTGTTAGTCCCACTGAAGCACCTGCGCCGTTTATCATCGCATACAGTGCCAACCCATCGCTTTCTCAGTCTGCGATATCGGCCTGTATTTCTGCTGGTGCGATTGGTGTACTGAAACCGCCATACGATTTGAGCACTGCCGAGATGGTGCGCAGAATGGTCCGGTCGTACAAGGAGGGCGAGCTGCCTGTCACTTTCCAGTCACCCTTTGGCACGTCCTCGCCGTATGGTATGACAGCATCTCATCTCTCAATTTCCCCTGGAGGAGGTTCTGACGAGACTACTGTTGTGTTGCCGCCAACTGCATTAGATATGGGCGCAGAGCatgaaggagagaagattttAACGGCAGCAATGGGTCCACGACAGGGTTCCAGCGAAGCCTGGAGTTTGGCTCGGAGTGATAAGCGTCCATCTATCTCTCAAAGAACGTCAATGTCGCGAGAGTCACAAAGCACTTCTCGCAAAGGATCTACAGTTTCAGGATTCGCTTTTACCTCTGCTGACCCTTTCGCCGCCAGCTGTGGTTGCAATAGCCCCTCCTCTCTACATTTGCGGTCGAGCCAACAAACCCCACCCATGTACCAACAGACGCCAATGGCGGCAACGTACAGACACCCGGAAATTTCCCTCCCGCCTGCTTCAAAATATACATACCCTTATCTCTTTTATCAAGCGCCATCATTCTGCTCTTTCCATCCTGCTCCGGATCCGCGTAGGCGAAGTGTAGATGTTGGTGGTTTGGCAGAGGCCATAAAAAGAGCGTCTCAATTATACGAGGCTAGTCATCCCATTTTATCGGGATCGAAAGCTTCAAGCATCCAACCTCAGGGGGTCAAACTAGCACAAGTGTACGAAGGCTACTCTTTCCCTTCAGCCGATTCACCGACATCTTCCGCATATCTCAAATCACCTCTCAGTCCAAGCCAGGGAACGCAATCAAGCGATGAGAACGACGCTTGGGGCAAATATACTGAACTGGCCGAGCTCCTTAGTGCCATGTACTGCTACACAGGAACAACTATTGATGTTCAAATGAAGGAATTCGAGAA ATTTTCCGACCCGTTAACCCCAGAGAAGAGGTCGCAGCTTATCGATGGACTGGCGACATGGAATTTCAAACCGCATAATCTTCACGAGGATGATCTTTACCGAATAGCTTGTTTGATCTTTGAAGGAATTTTGAATATAGAAGGTCTGGCTGAACTTAATCTTCAACGAG ACAATGTCAATCGCGTTTTGTTCGCGATGCGAGCCATCTATCACGCCCCAAATCCTTACCATAATTACGTTCATGCCGTAGACGTCTTACAAGCCACGTACACCTTCCTTGCGGATATAGGTGTCGCTCCGCCATTTGAGTACATGCGCGAATGGGGTCCAAACAAGGAGATCTGGCGAAGGCCGTCAGAAAATGAGGATGAAAAAAGTGCTGGTACCAAAAGGGCAAGAGAAATTATGCGACCGCAAGATATTTTAGCTGTTTTGGTTGCTGCTATGGGGCATGACGTCGGCCACCCTGGTCTCAGTAATGCTTTCATG AAAAACGCAAGGGTGCCTTTGTCACAAGTGTATGAGGACAAGTCGGTCCTTGAAAACATGCACTGCATGCTTGTCGTGCAGTTGCTCCGCAAATATGGCCTTGGCTTCTTGATTGAACGTACCAAACACTCTTTTGGCGAGCAGGTCGTGCCCAATCTGGATCAGAAGAGCTTCCGTCAAGTCCTTTATTCTTCTATCCTTGCCACAGACATGTCGCTCCACTTTGCTTGGGTCCAAAAGCTCAAGGAATTTGATGCCAGGTTGAACGCCGGAGAGGTTGGTGCTGTAGAAGATGAGAGAATTCTAATTTGTCAAGCTTTGATCAAATGTGCGGATATTAGCAACCCT AGCCGACCAATTGACGTCTCACAACACTGGTCATCTGTTTTGCTCGAAGAATGGGCCAAACAAGCATCACTTGAACAGGATCTCTCGCTTCCGGTCTCAGTCGTTGCGTCAGCAGACGCTGCGCTCCAGGCCAAGGGCCAAATTGGGTTTATTGATCTGTTCACGAAACCATTGTTCCAGGCAGTGTCTGATGTGTGGCCCGAGCTTCAGCGTTACACTGATAGCTGTGTGGAAAATCATACAATATGGAAAGCGAGGCTGGCTGAGTTGACAGAGAAGGAAGgcgaggaaggagaggcaGCGAGAAGGATAATCCAACCGGCGATGGAGGGCGCAAGTCAAGATGAAAGATTCAAGACCCTATTCCCCTTACTTCTCCCCACACCGCTGCTCTCAGGCCTCTCTGTGCCTGAAGAAACTCCTTCACTTATGTGTTCCTCATCTGTCCTGTCGCCTACAGTCAGCTCGTCACCGCTTGCTCCTTCTGCGCCTTCCGTGTTCAGCTTTGGCAATGATCCAGCCGAACAAACTGGTACATCTCCTGCCGCCAGCGTCATGCGCGCAGTCTATCACGCAAAGCTTGTCGATCAAGGTTCACGCTCGAGATTGACTAGCTGGTCGAGAGGTTACATATATGGGGATTGGAATGAGCTCAGGAGGAAGTCGACGCC